From one Phocoena sinus isolate mPhoSin1 chromosome 6, mPhoSin1.pri, whole genome shotgun sequence genomic stretch:
- the C6H9orf64 gene encoding queuosine salvage protein isoform X1: MDGLLTPRESAEFIAENSRDVFIDCGGVRRVAELLLAKAAGPELRVGAWKALHELNPKAADEAAVNWVFVTDTLNFSFWSESDEHRCLVGYGGKTYSGYWSLCAAVNRALDEGIPITSASYYATVTLDEVRHILRSDTDVPMPLIEERHRILNETGKILLEKFEGSFLNCVRKSDKSAQKLLHLVVESFPSYRDVTQFEGKRISFYKRAQILVADTWSVLEGKGDGCFKDISRITMFADYRLPQVLVYLGALKYSDELLEKLLKGEVLSYGNRQEVEIRGCSLWCVELIRDCLLELTEKKDEKTSGEINSILLDYFLWDYARDHREDMKGIPFHRTRCIYY; the protein is encoded by the exons ATGGACGGGCTTCTGACTCCCAGGGAGTCCGCAGAATTCATTGCGGAGAACAGTCGAGATGTGTTCATTGACTGCGGAGGCGTGCGGAGGGTGGCCGAGCTTCTGCTGGCCAAGGCCGCGGGGCCCGAGCTGCGCGTGGGAGCCTGGAAGGCCCTTCATGAGCTGAACCCCAAGGCGGCCGACGAGGCCGCCGTTAACTGGGTGTTCGTGACAGACACGCTCAACTTCTCCTTCTGGTCGGAGAGTGACGAGCACAGATGTCTGGTGGGGTACGGGGGGAAAACGTACAGTGGGTACTGGTCCCTGTGCGCCGCGGTCAACAGAGCCCTGGACGAAG gGATACCAATAACTAGTGCTTCGTACTATGCCACAGTTACCCTGGATGAGGTTCGGCATATACTCCGTTCTGACACAGACGTCCCCATGCCTTTGATAGAAGAGAGGCATCGGATTCTCAATGAAACTGGGAAAATTCTGCTTGAGAAATTTGAAGGCTCTTTTCTTAATTGTGTCCGAAAAAGTGATAAAAGTGCTCAGAAGTTATTGCACCTGGTAGTTGAAAGCTTTCCTTCTTATAGAGATGTGACTCAGTTTGAG gggaaaagaatttctttttacaAACGGGCCCAAATCCTTGTGGCAGATACGTGGAGTGTATTAGAGGGAAAAGGAGACGGCTGCTTTAAGGACATCTCCAGAATCACCATGTTTGCTGACTATAGATTACCTCAGGTTCTTGTTTACCTGGGAGCCCTGAAATACTCTGACGAACTACTGGAGAAACTTCTCAAAG gagaAGTGCTTTCATATGGGAATAGGCAAGAGGTGGAAATCAGAGGGTGTTCACTTTGGTGTGTTGAGCTGATCCGGGATTGTCTTCTGGAGCTTActgaaaaaaaggatgaaaaaactAGTGGAGAGATCAATTCCATTCTTCTGGATTATTTCTTATGGGACTATGCCCGTGATCACAGGGAAGATATGAAAGGAATTCCATTTCATCGCACACGTTGCATATATTATTGA
- the C6H9orf64 gene encoding queuosine salvage protein isoform X2, translating into MPLIEERHRILNETGKILLEKFEGSFLNCVRKSDKSAQKLLHLVVESFPSYRDVTQFEGKRISFYKRAQILVADTWSVLEGKGDGCFKDISRITMFADYRLPQVLVYLGALKYSDELLEKLLKGEVLSYGNRQEVEIRGCSLWCVELIRDCLLELTEKKDEKTSGEINSILLDYFLWDYARDHREDMKGIPFHRTRCIYY; encoded by the exons ATGCCTTTGATAGAAGAGAGGCATCGGATTCTCAATGAAACTGGGAAAATTCTGCTTGAGAAATTTGAAGGCTCTTTTCTTAATTGTGTCCGAAAAAGTGATAAAAGTGCTCAGAAGTTATTGCACCTGGTAGTTGAAAGCTTTCCTTCTTATAGAGATGTGACTCAGTTTGAG gggaaaagaatttctttttacaAACGGGCCCAAATCCTTGTGGCAGATACGTGGAGTGTATTAGAGGGAAAAGGAGACGGCTGCTTTAAGGACATCTCCAGAATCACCATGTTTGCTGACTATAGATTACCTCAGGTTCTTGTTTACCTGGGAGCCCTGAAATACTCTGACGAACTACTGGAGAAACTTCTCAAAG gagaAGTGCTTTCATATGGGAATAGGCAAGAGGTGGAAATCAGAGGGTGTTCACTTTGGTGTGTTGAGCTGATCCGGGATTGTCTTCTGGAGCTTActgaaaaaaaggatgaaaaaactAGTGGAGAGATCAATTCCATTCTTCTGGATTATTTCTTATGGGACTATGCCCGTGATCACAGGGAAGATATGAAAGGAATTCCATTTCATCGCACACGTTGCATATATTATTGA